One genomic segment of Hymenobacter psoromatis includes these proteins:
- a CDS encoding Maf family nucleotide pyrophosphatase, with amino-acid sequence MRLILASNSPRRRQLLTDLGLAYEIRLREVAEDFPPQLRRGEVAEYLARHKAAAYRPGLAEDELLLTADTIVCLDDDVLNKPADAAEARQMLRRLQGRAHQVYTGVCLLPGDGRAPVSFVDETTVYFGPLSAAQIDFYVENYQPFDKAGAYGAQDWLGLVGIERLEGSYFNVMGLPTHRVWAELVRMEYFAVSD; translated from the coding sequence ATGCGTCTGATTCTTGCCTCTAACTCACCCCGTCGCCGCCAGCTGCTCACGGATTTGGGCCTGGCCTATGAAATCCGGCTGCGCGAGGTAGCGGAAGATTTTCCGCCCCAGCTGCGTCGGGGCGAGGTGGCCGAGTACCTGGCCCGGCACAAGGCCGCCGCCTACCGCCCCGGTCTGGCCGAGGACGAGCTGCTGCTCACGGCCGACACCATCGTGTGCCTGGACGACGACGTACTCAACAAGCCCGCCGATGCCGCCGAGGCCCGCCAGATGCTGCGCCGTCTGCAAGGCCGCGCCCACCAGGTGTATACCGGCGTGTGCCTGCTGCCCGGCGACGGCCGCGCGCCGGTATCATTTGTTGACGAAACGACCGTGTATTTCGGCCCGCTTAGCGCCGCGCAGATTGATTTTTACGTGGAAAACTACCAGCCCTTCGACAAGGCCGGGGCCTACGGCGCGCAGGACTGGCTGGGCTTGGTGGGCATCGAGCGCCTGGAAGGCTCTTATTTCAACGTGATGGGCCTGCCCACTCACCGGGTGTGGGCGGAGCTGGTCAGGATGGAATATTTTGCGGTTAGCGACTAG
- the pdxH gene encoding pyridoxamine 5'-phosphate oxidase, producing the protein MTDAELADLRQSYTQRTLLETDVRPEAVAQFRQWLDEAVAAQLPEPAALTLATVDAATGQPSQRVVLLKGLPDDAGFLFYTNYDSRKGHELASQPRAALNFFWPGLERQVRVEGVVERASAEVSTEYFQSRPRSSQVGAWASPQSEVIGSREELAAREHEVEARFQGQAPLPRPPHWGGYVLRPTRVEFWQGRPSRLHDRLVYEREEGGREWKISRLAP; encoded by the coding sequence ATGACCGACGCCGAACTAGCCGACCTGCGCCAGAGCTACACCCAGCGCACGCTGCTCGAAACCGACGTGCGGCCCGAGGCCGTGGCGCAGTTTCGGCAGTGGCTCGATGAGGCCGTGGCCGCCCAGCTGCCTGAGCCCGCGGCCCTGACCCTGGCCACCGTAGACGCGGCCACCGGCCAGCCCAGCCAGCGCGTGGTGCTGCTCAAGGGCCTGCCCGACGACGCGGGCTTTCTCTTCTATACCAACTACGACTCGCGCAAGGGCCACGAGCTGGCCAGCCAGCCGCGGGCGGCCCTCAACTTTTTCTGGCCCGGTCTGGAGCGTCAGGTGCGGGTGGAGGGGGTAGTCGAACGAGCCTCGGCCGAGGTTTCTACCGAGTATTTCCAGAGCCGGCCCCGCAGCAGCCAGGTCGGGGCCTGGGCCTCGCCCCAGAGCGAAGTCATTGGCAGCCGGGAAGAATTGGCAGCCCGCGAGCACGAGGTCGAAGCCCGCTTCCAGGGCCAGGCCCCCTTGCCCCGCCCACCGCACTGGGGCGGCTACGTGCTGCGCCCCACGCGGGTCGAATTCTGGCAGGGCCGCCCCAGCCGCCTGCACGACCGCCTGGTGTATGAGCGCGAAGAGGGGGGTAGGGAGTGGAAAATCAGCCGTCTGGCCCCGTGA
- a CDS encoding DUF1015 domain-containing protein, whose translation MAEIQPLRGWRYNPALSAEMDAVASPLFDVVSARQREALYQQPLNSIHLSVPRAEGELLPPEAAAHRLARWQAEGVLRQDGLPGIYVYYQYFRLPGEARERCRKGFMCHIRAYGWDEGVVLRHESTLPAAVNDRAELLAALRLQTSATHGLYRDADFTLEALMDEAIRDPLCQTEEDYQGARDVLAVIQDAQAIRQFQRVLAGQPVILADGHHRYEASVAYRQARQLAAGPGGSTGHEPWNYHLMYLTNAASDDLRILPTHRLLRALPGGLTDEQLLARLAPYFTIRAQVEAQDLPELLAGKRWALGLYLPGGAAYKLRLRPEVHSQLAWDTTPEVKDLDLTVMHYFVFQQALGLGDAAAQRRNPTLAYVRGLAECLQQVDRGEARAAFLTNEVTMAQVEAVCRSGEVMPAKSTFFYPKVLAGLLFSSLADEVPTPFEPYFWAEATSEG comes from the coding sequence ATGGCTGAAATTCAACCCCTGCGCGGCTGGCGCTACAACCCCGCCCTGAGTGCCGAGATGGACGCGGTAGCCTCGCCCTTGTTCGACGTGGTGAGCGCCCGCCAGCGCGAGGCCCTCTACCAGCAGCCGCTGAACTCGATTCACCTCTCGGTGCCCCGCGCCGAGGGCGAGCTACTACCCCCCGAAGCCGCCGCCCACCGCCTGGCCCGCTGGCAGGCCGAGGGCGTGCTGCGCCAGGATGGCCTGCCGGGCATCTACGTCTACTACCAGTATTTCCGGCTGCCGGGCGAGGCCCGCGAGCGCTGCCGCAAGGGCTTCATGTGCCACATCCGGGCCTACGGCTGGGACGAGGGGGTAGTGCTGCGCCACGAAAGCACGCTGCCCGCCGCCGTCAACGACCGGGCCGAGCTGCTAGCCGCCCTGCGCCTGCAAACCAGCGCTACCCACGGGCTGTACCGCGACGCGGATTTTACCCTGGAAGCGCTGATGGATGAGGCTATCCGGGACCCGCTCTGCCAGACGGAGGAGGACTACCAGGGCGCACGCGATGTGCTGGCCGTGATTCAGGATGCGCAGGCCATCCGGCAGTTTCAGCGGGTGCTGGCGGGCCAGCCGGTGATTCTGGCCGATGGTCACCACCGCTACGAAGCCTCCGTGGCCTACCGCCAGGCCCGGCAGCTGGCCGCCGGCCCCGGCGGCAGCACCGGCCACGAGCCCTGGAATTACCACCTGATGTACCTCACCAACGCGGCTAGCGACGACCTGCGCATCCTGCCCACCCACCGCCTGCTGCGCGCGCTACCCGGCGGCCTCACCGACGAGCAGCTTTTGGCCCGCCTGGCACCCTACTTCACCATCCGCGCCCAGGTCGAGGCTCAGGACCTGCCCGAGCTGCTGGCCGGCAAGCGCTGGGCCCTGGGCCTGTACCTGCCCGGCGGGGCCGCCTACAAGCTGCGCCTGCGCCCCGAGGTGCATAGCCAGCTCGCCTGGGATACTACCCCCGAAGTCAAGGACCTGGACCTGACGGTGATGCATTACTTCGTTTTCCAGCAAGCCCTGGGCCTGGGCGATGCCGCCGCCCAGCGCCGCAACCCGACCTTGGCCTACGTGCGCGGCCTGGCCGAGTGCCTGCAGCAAGTAGACCGCGGCGAGGCCCGCGCCGCCTTCCTCACCAATGAGGTGACGATGGCCCAGGTTGAGGCCGTGTGCCGCTCGGGCGAAGTGATGCCGGCCAAATCCACCTTCTTCTACCCCAAAGTGCTGGCCGGCCTGCTTTTTTCGAGTCTGGCTGATGAGGTGCCGACGCCCTTCGAGCCGTATTTCTGGGCGGAAGCCACAAGCGAGGGGTAG